From the genome of Bacteroidota bacterium:
ATTATTCAACCCTGGAAAAAGCAACATCAAAGCCTATGGATATGCCCATTGAAATCATCCCCTATCAGAAAGGACAAGAGGAAGCAATTTATCAGCTGATCAAAAAGGTATATGATGAGTTTGTTGCGGTAGATTATTCCGTTGAGGGGAATGATTTTTTTTACGACTGGATTAAACCAAAAAATATTGCCAGGCGGCAAAAAAAGCAGGTCAATTTGTGGGTTGCCCATAGTGATTCAAAGATAGTCGGGATGATAGAAATCAGGGATAACAAATATCTATCGCTGCTTTTTGTGGATAAAGAATATCAACGACGGGGCATTGCAACCAGCCTGTTCCGTGAAGCGCTAAAAGTATGTATCCGTCGGGACCCCAAGATGAAAAAAATTC
Proteins encoded in this window:
- a CDS encoding GNAT family N-acetyltransferase, producing MKSDYSTLEKATSKPMDMPIEIIPYQKGQEEAIYQLIKKVYDEFVAVDYSVEGNDFFYDWIKPKNIARRQKKQVNLWVAHSDSKIVGMIEIRDNKYLSLLFVDKEYQRRGIATSLFREALKVCIRRDPKMKKIHLHSSPFAIPVYKKMGFVPTDSILEENGIRYLPMEMAIK